TATTATCACGTCGCTCAAAGGTGGCGGCAGGTCTGCAGAAGTCTGTAATTGGATGGAATCCGTGTAGCGATTATATACACGACGGCAATACATGTTAACGGGCACTGGATTGGTCGAGAATTCAAAATGTTGGTTATTGCAGGCGATGCCGCACTGATGGTGCTGATGTTGTGACGTTAGACGTTTCATTCTGGTAATACTGGTTAATTGCTGGTGTCCCGAGGTTCCACTTGCGaatttccgtaaaaattttactgatATGGCTACGATGAGTTCGGTGAGTACCaacagaaaattaatttccaacCGAGTAGCCAAATTAAATATGTTGGAAACGACTTGATTGTTTACATTTCGTTACTACTGCCCAGATCTGAGATCAGGTGGAATggctttttttaattacaatttctgTCGAACCCTCGGCATTCGTTTCAGATATCAAACGTTGAGAATCTTTCACCACAAATAATACGCCGTGTAGTCAAGGAGATGAGCGATCTTTCCACTCAACCTCCAGAAGGGATCAGAGTCATTATAAATGAAGAAGATGTTACAGACATTCAGGCTGTCATTGAGGGGCCAGGTGAGTTGGATTTTACTCACAAtctcgaatatttttaacctAATTCCCAATAACATTGACCTCAATCCTTACGGTAAATGAtacgtgagaaatttttcgttgttCTGTTCATTACGGTAGATTTTGTGGTTTTGGCGTAACATGGTCCTCTGTCTCTACCTTTCTACACTGCTTTCACCTTAACTGTATCTTTATGTAAGTGGCAATGCCTAATAGGTACACAGCTTCGTatgattataattgaaaagatTATTAGATGTCCATAATTGATTAGTattattgagaaattttttttcaatataccAATACTTCAGAAACATTCACCTAAATGCATCCATAGGTATACATGAATCGAAGTGTTTTACAGGTACATACTTCGTTTTTCACATGTTATAATAGTTTTATAACATACATTCTGCAGAGCAGAAATTTAGTCGAACATCAAATTACCATTCCCTTTTGTAACAGTTTCGTTAGAATAATACATTATTTGTGACATATTGAAATTAACGGTTGGAACTCAAAGAATGTGGTCTAATATGTACTTGTCGAGTAAATATTAcacatattcatatttttgtattacaGCCGGTACTCCTTATGCTGGTGGTTTCTTCAGAGTAAAACTTGCTTTGGGAAAAGATTTTCCACAGGGACCGCCGaaagcattttttttaacaaaaatttttcatcccaacGTCGCTAAAAATGGAGAAATATGCGTTAACACTTTGAAGAAGGATTGGAAATCAGATCTCGGAATACAGCACATATTGCTGGTATGAAAGTACACAATATATGtaattttagaataattttgaatgtcTTCTCTAGTGATTCTGAggaaaatttatcatattaaCAAATATCTCAAGATCTATGTCTCGAAATATGTCTCAGACTGCAAATTTCAAACTGAAAAAAGTACACTGTAATCAGAAATGTGTACTAACTTTTAACTCAAGAATACCATTTTACATCATATGTTCTAGTAGTGATAAATGGATCAATCATTGACTTCTTTATAGATTTAGTGAGATcaagtttaattttatatacaaaattgataattatgtTTTGTTGTACTTACGAAAGGTTTTGTTTCCAAAAATGTTTGCATCATGAATTTGTGCAATATTGCACACTCAATATAATGAGCAAACTATCGTACTTTTGAGGTCACGATAAATTGTTGAAGATTGTGACTCCATAGCATTACACACTAACAAAATAGAGTCTTACTTAGCAGTGAGTCAAAACTTGACCCAACACGTAAATTTGGATGGATTCATTTTCAGACAGTAAAATGTCTATTGATAGTCCCCAATGCTGAATCAGCTTTGAATGAAGAGGCAGGTAAATTACTTTTAGAAAGATATGATGATTATTCGGAACGAGCTAAAATGATGACCGAAATCCATGCACAGGTAAGTTATCTTCACCGTTTCAGCCAGTATTGTTTTAGCATCAGTGTAAAAGTCATTGCAATATTAATCTCGAAATTGAGGATTTACCAAAATTAGAATTTGTCTGTTATCGAATCAGTTGATCAACCTCCCTTACTGGCATCATTTTATCTTTAAAATAGATGTATTGTATTGTTTCAAATATAAGTCTTCCTTGAATGTAAGTTAACTCTTGATTTTAAGATTTTacttcattaatttttctataaaaatgcCTGTAAagtcaatcaatttttttccatttccagcatcaaaaactttgattttatttcacaagaatatggaaaaaataatctaaaatTTCTAAACCAAAATAGCGTCGGTTCCATGATGCATTGTGAAGGGATAAGTTAATCTTCAAATCGACTTTAAAGATAGCATGTAGTCATTATTTACAAAACTATTTTCATACTTAACAAAAACCAAATTAAGTCACTTTCGTATTATTAAACACATCAGTGATCTAtataattcatgaatttttctaaaacaGGGTGGTGGAAAAGGAGCCAAGGCTGGTCTCGAAAGTTCCGCTTCCACCAACGCGGGTGGCCCTCTACCCAAAAAGCACGCCGGGGATAAAAAACTTGCtgcggaaaagaaaaaaatcttaaaagataaaaaaagaacactCAAACGGTTATGAaagaatagtaataataattgaacccCCCGTTTTTGATCATTTAAAACTCTGGCGTGGATAAGATGTCTTATACATTGTACACAGTAACttcatattattaaaaatttattacatagaGATGACTGACCTTGTTATTAAGTAATTAGAAAGAATTTAAATATCCATAagagataaaatgaaaatataaactcTGGCTGAGAGTCTAAGTGAGGAAATGCTAAACTTCTGTTCAATTGTACGACATAATTATCTACAAgtgcaaaaataatttaggCAATACCATCTGGTCGTTCATACATGTACGATCTTTGGgctaagaaatatttttacatacaaTATGTACAGAATCTAACATAGTATGATATGATGTTCtagattatttaaattagATATAAGCTTGTATCTTCAGAATCTTACCTATTACATATTATCACGTGATTCCAAAGTTTATgttacacatatacatgtgcATCGTCATCGAACAGATCAGTCCTCTATTAGGCAATTTTGTATACAAAATTATGTaccctttttttcgtttttctatcaattgcaaaaatttattattgtgtATATCATATAactgttaaatttatttcattcttaaAAGAGAAAACTCTATTGAAGCGTAGTAATAATCATGtgatttgtaataaaaatgtctttatgaaaaaattatgattttcTAAAAAGTGAAGCAAGTAATCTGAAAAAGATTGGAACCGTTTTGAGGAATATATTTGTACGCAAGTATTgagatggaaaaatttgatgaaaaattaatattttcgatAGATAAAGTGTTGGTCAAGAAGTTCTCCATAGTTCCAAGATAGATTGATGCATTTCTTGATCAAATTCAGTGAAATCAATACGGATtgtttgtgcttgaaattatTTGCTTGAATGAAGCCACTGTGTGTAAAAGCGATTTCAATGTCACAAGTAGACtttgtgaaaatatataacataGCTTGGTAATTCTAATTGTGcttcaaaatttgaacaaaggAATAAAATGTGCTTGAATCGTTAGCATAATTTATATCGTAATACTTCTGTTCCAAATACACGTCAGTTAAGTAGCACTaacgcaattttttatacagataTTCACAATGCACCAAAATTGACGGAAAAATACCAATGACGTGTTTAGCTttcttgacaaaaaaattgttcatcgACAGATGCATTTATCACTTATAAATTCAGGATTAGCTATTACTCTTTGTAATGCTACACGGTATGAGACGGGGATGATGTTGAATAAACAACGAGGTATgagttgtatttttttttttttctatttatttaaatcGACTTTAGAGTCTTTCGTTGATCAGTCTTGCATTATGAGAGTCAAAGGAGTGTATTGGAGATACACGTCGACACCCAGTAATATCAGGCCATTATTGAGAAAGAAATTAGTTACTGATGACCTGACTGAATTATATGTTCACAGCCTTAACACATCGCAGCTCAATTATTTGCGGTGGTTTTTTCccctcatatttttttcttctcaaaatCTTGCATATGTCATTATTTGATAACGACAATAGTTCACTATGGTGAAAAAAACTCATCATCATCTTGGATACAATTACAAATGATTACAAGCATTTTAAACGTTATaatgttgtgtgtattgtatAATTTCGTTATCGACACTGTTAAGACGTTTCTATAACAATTACCCACTTTATTGTAAATGTGCTACACTTAAAATCTGCGtaatttgattattattaaagaGGATGATGATAATACGAACGCCACTTACATAAGGCTAAAGTTATTTTTACAGTGTTGCCTTCAACTTATATTTATTAAGGGCTATAAGCACATGACGTACTTTGATAAATAACAACTTTTGAAGGAGAATTTGAGTGTATTTTTCAGTTTATGATCACACACGCACGGTATTACAT
This is a stretch of genomic DNA from Neodiprion fabricii isolate iyNeoFabr1 chromosome 2, iyNeoFabr1.1, whole genome shotgun sequence. It encodes these proteins:
- the LOC124175998 gene encoding ubiquitin-conjugating enzyme E2 S encodes the protein MATMSSISNVENLSPQIIRRVVKEMSDLSTQPPEGIRVIINEEDVTDIQAVIEGPAGTPYAGGFFRVKLALGKDFPQGPPKAFFLTKIFHPNVAKNGEICVNTLKKDWKSDLGIQHILLTVKCLLIVPNAESALNEEAGKLLLERYDDYSERAKMMTEIHAQGGGKGAKAGLESSASTNAGGPLPKKHAGDKKLAAEKKKILKDKKRTLKRL